One window of Athalia rosae chromosome 2, iyAthRosa1.1, whole genome shotgun sequence genomic DNA carries:
- the LOC105688455 gene encoding U3 small nucleolar RNA-associated protein 14 homolog B: MMSDAEFEGDSDQEVSENHSKLLEAVTELDKGKRVKKPERNEPSLEVSEFHLVKSGIRDGNAVHLRELAKTLGQRATHAEIAAKLRATQKKSTTLPKPLEKPAAARIKRAVGFENIKKDLGKWDAIVSKNRTAEQLHFPLKQTDMKLETSNEFLKRFKVQSELEIALAALEPIKENKKEEQENEVPLSLEQIIERRKEAARFRAQQSYREAKAYRQNKIKSKKFHRIERKQKMKQQLKEFEELQKTDPEAALAKLELLEKSRAEERMSLRHKSTGQWAKNKQIRAKYDKESRQVLAQQLSISRELTQKIKNNDNDDNDDDDDDDDKGENKSDKIVEPLSVWDKENPWINNTKGPSEIDEFISGYRKYWDAKNMQEKSKLSKESPPENGQLEKEQKIAETFFVPQMTDPPTTLNPVEEVIVEHPELMFDVDDEGFSEDGSNDDNRAKGKLAGKLRGQVKEYQKIDQKLKQLDNEETNNKNQLTKKKVTKAAGTSTWLITPLEDCEALQNKTTNKKNEDIDDIFDTITDKMSAKFRTKLKNLKTDVSQITKRKTVAERVKNSSTEYVPDLSFKNPKQRPIIDEEMSESTKQNQSHLNNEMDKLRKLANTATDLGTRPKEVENEIDPQKFINMKPKHLKSQVPDIVTGGDEGLDNSEEEEEQDEEVRRDLISEAFADDDVVDEFRQEKEEQIKKSRPEDLDLSLPGWGSWVGKNITVSSRKKRRFILKFPKDAPRKDKNKGDVIIIEEKNQKIKEHQVNELPFPFNSVKDFEASVRAPIGRTFVPENAHRRLIQPAVKTKLGKIIEPMDQNSLVDTKNMKNDLKRKRVFASKRDKGAKKKST, from the exons ATGATGAGTGATGCTGAATTCGAAGGAGACAGTGACCAAGAAGTCTCAGAAAATCATTCAAAACTACTTGAAGCTGTCACAGAACTTGATAAAGGCAAAcg CGTGAAAAAACCTGAAAGGAATGAGCCGAGTCTTGAAGTGTCAGAATTTCACTTGGTCAAAAGCGGCATTCGAGATGGCAATGCAGTACATCTTCGAGAACTTGCTAAAACTTTGGGGCAGCGTGCAACCCATGCAGAAATTGCTGCTAAGCTCCGAGCTACACAGAAGAAATCTACGACTCTTCCCAAGCCATTGGAAAAACCTGCAGCTGCTAga ATCAAGAGAGCGGTTGGATTTGAGAACATCAAAAAAGATCTAGGGAAATGGGATGCTATTGTGTCAAAGAATCGGACTGCAGAACAACTGCATTTCCCATTGAAACAAACCGACATGAAGCTCGAGACCTCCAACGAATTTCTGAAAAGGTTCAAAGTACAATCAGAACTAGAAATAGCATTGGCTGCTCTTGAAccaatcaaagaaaataagaaggagGAACAAGAAAATGAGGTACCTCTGAGCTTGGAGCAAATTATtgagcgaagaaaagaagcaGCCCGGTTTAGAGCCCAGCAG TCCTATAGAGAAGCAAAAGCATATCGgcagaacaaaataaaaagtaaaaaattccatcgaaTTGAgaggaagcaaaaaatgaagcaaCAACTGAAAGAGTTTGAAGAACTTCAGAAAACTGATCCCGAAGCTGCACTAGCCAAACTTGAATTGTTGGAGAAATCTAGAGCGGAAGAACGCATGTCTTTGAGGCACAAAAGCACTGGTCAATGGGCTAAAAACAAACAGATCAGAGCAAAGTATGACAAAGAG AGTCGGCAAGTTCTTGCACAACAGCTTTCAATCAGTAGAGAGTTGACACAGAAGATtaaaaacaatgataatgatgacaatgacgatgacgacgatgatgatgataaggGGGAAAACAAGAGCGATAAGATCGTGGAGCCTTTGTCTGTATGGGATAAGGAGAACCCTTGGATAAACAATACTAAAGGTCCTTCAGAGATTGATGAGTTTATCAGCGGCTATAGGAAATACTGGGATGCAAAAAATAtgcaagaaaaatcaaagctaTCCAAAGAAAGTCCTCCAGAAAATGGGCAATTagaaaaagagcagaaaattGCAGAGACATTTTTCGTACCGCAAATGACAGATCCACCTACAACTTTGAATCCTGTCGAAGAAGTTATTGTTGAACATCCAGAGCTAATGTTTGATGTAGATGATGAAGGTTTCTCGGAAGACGGATCCAATGATGATAATAGAG CCAAAGGAAAATTAGCTGGTAAATTACGTGGTCAAGTAAaggaatatcaaaaaattgatcagaaaCTAAAGCAGCTGGATAACGAAGAGacaaacaataaaaatcagctgacgaaaaaaaaggttacCAAGGCAGCAGGTACTTCCACATGGCTGATAACCCCGTTAGAAGATTGTGAGGCATTACAAAACAAAACCACcaataaaaagaatgaagataTTGACGATATATTCGACACAATAACTGATAAGATGAGCGCAAAGTTCCGCACAAAGttaaagaatttgaaaacggACGTGAGTCAAATAACGAAAAGGAAAACCGTAGCGGAACGTGTAAAAAATTCTAGTACAGAATATGTGCCAGATCTTAGTTTCAAAAATCCGAAGCAACGACCAATTATTGATGAGGAAATGTCGGAATCGACCAAGCAGAATCAATCACATTTAAATAACGAAATGGATAAGCTCAGGAAATTAGCCAATACTGCCACTGATCTCGGAACTAGACCTAAAGAGGTGGAGAATGAGATCGATCCGcagaaatttataaatatgaagCCAAAACATCTGAAATCCCAAGTGCCAGATATAGTTACAGGAGGCGACGAGGGGCTTGATAacagcgaagaagaagaagaacaagatgAAGAGGTGAGGCGGGATTTAATCAGCGAAGCTTTTGCTGACGATGACGTGGTCGATGAATTCAGACAAGAGAAAGAGGAACAG ataaaaaaatcgcGCCCAGAAGATTTGGACTTGAGTTTACCAGGCTGGGGTTCATGGGTTGGCAAAAATATTACGGTATCTTCAAGGAAAAAGCGGAGGTTCATACTAAAATTTCCGAAGGATGCTCCTCGCAAAGATAAGAATAAGGGGGACGTTATTATCATTGAGGAAAAGAatcaaaagataaaagaacaTCAAGTGAACGAGTTACCTTTCCCCTTTAACAGTGTGAAAGACTTTGAAGCTAGCGTTCGGGCACCCATAGGCAGGACATTTGTGCCAGAGAATGCTCATCGTAGATTGATTCAACCTGCAGTCAAAACTAAACTCGGCAAGATCATCGAACCCATGGACCAGAACTCCTTAGTGGATAccaaaaacatgaaaaatgatCTAAAACGAAAGAGAGTTTTTGCTAGTAAGAGGGAtaagggagcaaaaaaaaaatcaacttaa